A single Phoenix dactylifera cultivar Barhee BC4 chromosome 1, palm_55x_up_171113_PBpolish2nd_filt_p, whole genome shotgun sequence DNA region contains:
- the LOC103715904 gene encoding putative 4-hydroxy-4-methyl-2-oxoglutarate aldolase 3 isoform X1 gives MLLALNLEAVSGSNCLISSLPPPPSPNGRKNIKKLRWVCDGFVFRIAGPSLLFREMASSSATAELCDANPTLLSEGELRVLAPIFQTYGRCRAFSGPVVTLKVFEDNVLVREILENPGDGKVLVVDGGGSRRCALVGGNLALLAQNMGWAGILVSGCIRDVDEISGLDIGVTALGSNPLKSNKKGLGEKHVPVDIGGTMIHEGEWLYADRDGILISKSELSV, from the exons ATGCTTTTGGCTCTCAATCTAGAAGCAGTTTCAGGCTCCAActgcctcatctcctccctcccccctcccccttccccaaaTGGGCGCAAAAACATCAAGAAACTTCGATGGGTTTGTGATGGTTTTGTATTTAGGATAGCAGGCCCCAGTTTGCTATTCCGAGAG ATGGCGTCTTCTTCAGCAACTGCCGAACTTTGCGATGCAAACCCAACCCTTCTTTCCGAGGGGGAACTGCGAGTTCTTGCGCCAATCTTCCAAACGTACGGCCGATGCCGAGCCTTCTCCGGCCCCGTGGTCACGCTCAAGGTGTTCGAGGACAATGTTCTGGTCCGGGAAATTCTCGAGAATCCCGGGGATGGAAAGGTCTTGGTTGTGGATGGCGGAGGGAGCCGGAGATGCGCCCTCGTTGGAGGCAACCTGGCATTGCTGGCCCAGAATATGGGCTGGGCTGGTATCCTTGTGAGCGGCTGCATCAGAGATGTTGATGAGATCTCCGGCTTGGACATTGGAGTCACAGCCTTGGGGTCCAACCCCTTGAAATCGAACAAGAAGGGGCTTGGTGAGAAGCACGTACCGGTCGACATTGGGGGTACGATGATCCATGAAGGAGAGTGGCTGTATGCTGATAGAGATGGCATCCTCATCTCCAAGTCAGAGTTGTCTGTGTGA
- the LOC103715904 gene encoding putative 4-hydroxy-4-methyl-2-oxoglutarate aldolase 3 isoform X2, which produces MASSSATAELCDANPTLLSEGELRVLAPIFQTYGRCRAFSGPVVTLKVFEDNVLVREILENPGDGKVLVVDGGGSRRCALVGGNLALLAQNMGWAGILVSGCIRDVDEISGLDIGVTALGSNPLKSNKKGLGEKHVPVDIGGTMIHEGEWLYADRDGILISKSELSV; this is translated from the coding sequence ATGGCGTCTTCTTCAGCAACTGCCGAACTTTGCGATGCAAACCCAACCCTTCTTTCCGAGGGGGAACTGCGAGTTCTTGCGCCAATCTTCCAAACGTACGGCCGATGCCGAGCCTTCTCCGGCCCCGTGGTCACGCTCAAGGTGTTCGAGGACAATGTTCTGGTCCGGGAAATTCTCGAGAATCCCGGGGATGGAAAGGTCTTGGTTGTGGATGGCGGAGGGAGCCGGAGATGCGCCCTCGTTGGAGGCAACCTGGCATTGCTGGCCCAGAATATGGGCTGGGCTGGTATCCTTGTGAGCGGCTGCATCAGAGATGTTGATGAGATCTCCGGCTTGGACATTGGAGTCACAGCCTTGGGGTCCAACCCCTTGAAATCGAACAAGAAGGGGCTTGGTGAGAAGCACGTACCGGTCGACATTGGGGGTACGATGATCCATGAAGGAGAGTGGCTGTATGCTGATAGAGATGGCATCCTCATCTCCAAGTCAGAGTTGTCTGTGTGA
- the LOC103715905 gene encoding bifunctional aspartokinase/homoserine dehydrogenase 1, chloroplastic-like isoform X2, with product MCLPLLACGSYSQGAVRCSIRRLCGSCRFAAGHATESFSDFVVGHGELWSAQMLSYAIKKSGRPCSWMDTRDVLIVNPTSSNQVDPDYLESEKRLEKWFAQCPADTIIATGFIASTPQNIPTTLKRDGSDFSAAILGALVRARQVTIWTDVNGVFSADPRKVSEAVILRTLSYQEAWEMSYFGANVLHPRTIIPVMKHNIPIVIRNIFNLSAPGTMICQPPVNENGDKKSLESVVKAFATIDNLALVNVEGSGMAGVPGTASGIFGTVKDVGANVIMISQASSEHSICFAVPEKEVTAVSAALQSRFRQALDAGRLSRVEVIPDCSILAAVGQRMASTPGVSATLFDALAKAHINVRAIAQGCSEYNITVVLKQEDCVRALRAVHSRFYLSKTTLAVGIIGPGLIGGTLLDQLRDQAAHLKEKFNIDLRVMGITGLRTMVLSDIGIDLTRWREFYKEKSEAANLDKFAQHVHENHFFPNTVLVDCTADTNIASRYYDWLRKGIHVITPNKKANSGPLDQYLKLRKLQRLSYTHYFYEATVGAGLPIISTLRGLLETGDKILHIEGIFSGTLSYIFNNFKGTRSFSEVVAEAKVAGYTEPDPRDDLSGTDVARKVIILARESGLKLELSDIPVQSLVPEPLRACSSAEEFMQKLPNFDEDRTKELNDAEAAGEVVRYVGVVDMVNEKGMVELRRYKREHPFAQLSGSDNIIAFTTTRYNNQPLIVRGPGAGAEVTAGGVFSDILRLASYLGAPS from the exons atgtgtttgcctctacttgcaTGCGGAAGCTATTCACAGGGAGCTGTCAGATGCTCCATCAGGCGGTTGTGTGGCAGCTGCAGATTTGCAG CTGGTCATGCTACGGAATCCTTTTCTGACTTTGTTGTTGGTCATGGAGAGCTATGGTCTGCTCAGATGTTGTCATATGCTATAAAGAAG TCTGGAAGGCCTTGCAGTTGGATGGATACACGGGATGTCCTTATTGTTAATCCCACTAGTTCTAATCAAGTGGATCCTGACTATTTAGAATCTGAGAAGAGACTTGAGAAGTGGTTTGCACAATGTCCAGCTGATACAATAATTGCCACTGGCTTCATTGCCAGTACACCCCAAAATATTCCCACAACTTTGAAAAGAGATGGCAGCGATTTCTCAGCAGCCATACTGGGTGCGCTTGTAAGGGCTCGCCAAGTCACTATCTGGACTGATGTTAATGGTGTATTCAGTGCAGATCCTCGAAAAG TTAGTGAGGCTGTGATATTGAGAACATTGTCTTATCAGGAGGCCTGGGAAATG TCCTATTTTGGGGCAAATGTTTTGCATCCACGAACCATCATTCCAGTAATGAAGCATAACATTCCCATTGTGATTAGAAATATTTTCAATCTTTCTGCTCCTGGAACAATGATTTGCCAACCACCTGTGAATGAAAATGGTGATAAAAAGAGCTTGGAGTCTGTTGTCAAAGCATTTGCTACGATAGATAATTTGGCTCTTGTTAATGTTGAGGG AAGTGGAATGGCTGGTGTTCCTGGTACAGCCAGTGGTATCTTTGGTACTGTGAAAGATGTAGGAGCTAACGTTATCATGATATCTCAG GCTAGCAGCGAGCATTCCATTTGTTTTGCTGTGCCCGAAAAGGAAGTCACAGCCGTTTCTGCAGCCTTACAATCTAGATTCCGCCAAGCTTTGGATGCTGGGAGGCTGTCTCGG GTCGAGGTTATTCCAGATTGTAGCATTTTGGCTGCAGTTGGCCAGAGAATGGCAAGTACTCCTGGAGTTAGTGCAACTCTTTTTGATGCACTGGCAAAG GCACACATAAATGTACGCGCTATAGCTCAAGGTTGCAGTGAGTACAATATTACTGTGGTGCTGAAGCAAGAAGATTGTGTGAGGGCGCTAAGGGCTGTTCATTCAAGATTCTACCTCTCTAAAACAACATTAGCTGTGGGCATCATTGGACCAGGCTTGATAGGAGGCACACTGCTTGACCAGCTAAGGGATCAG GCAGCACATCTAAAAGAAAAGTTTAACATTGATTTGCGGGTTATGGGAATCACCGGCTTAAGGACAATGGTTTTGAGTGACAT AGGAATAGATTTAACCAGATGGAGAGAATTTTATAAAGAGAAATCAGAAGCAGCTAACCTAGACAAATTTGCTCAGCATGTGCATGAAAATCATTTTTTCCCAAATACAGTTCTGGTGGATTGCACAGCAGATACAAATATTGCAAGCCGTTACTATGATTGGTTACGCAAAGGAATTCATGTTATTACACCAAACAAAAAGGCAAATTCAGGACCACTTGATCAG TACCTGAAGTTGAGGAAACTACAACGGCTCTCTTATACACACTATTTCTATGAAGCAACTGTTGGTGCTGGTCTCCCAATCATTAGCACTTTGCGGGGACTCCTTGAAACTGGTGATAAGATTTTGCATATTGAGGGCATTTTCAG TGGAACTTTGAGTTATATTTTCAACAATTTCAAAGGAACACGATCTTTCAGTGAAGTGGTGGCTGAAGCAAAGGTGGCTGGATATACAGAGCCTGACCCAAGAGATGATCTATCTGGAACAGATGTTGCTAGAAAG GTCATTATCCTTGCAAGAGAGTCAGGTTTAAAGCTTGAGCTATCTGACATACCTGTCCAAAGCCTTGTACCAGAGCCATTAAGA GCATGTTCGTCAGCTGAGGAATTCATGCAGAAACTTCCAAACTTTGATGAGGATAGGACAAAGGAACTAAATGATGCTGAGGCTGCAGGAGAG GTGGTGAGGTATGTTGGGGTTGTGGATATGGTTAATGAGAAAGGAATGGTGGAGCTAAGGAGATACAAGAGGGAGCACCCATTTGCACAGCTATCAGGCTCTGATAATATCATAGCTTTCACCACCACGAGATACAACAACCAGCCCCTGATTGTCCGTGGACCAGGTGCTGGTGCAGAAGTTACAGCTGGTGGAGTTTTCAGTGATATATTGCGGTTGGCTTCGTATCTAGGTGCTCCATCATAA
- the LOC103715905 gene encoding bifunctional aspartokinase/homoserine dehydrogenase 1, chloroplastic-like isoform X1 translates to MRSLAIANPCASSALRRSSPLCSEDPSSPPLLPISCALLQSRSGGKPGGWHFGGALRIDCASRSIRKDGSNNHIFASISDVLVEQSVENAHFPRGDMWSVHKFGGTCMGTSKRIQNVADIVLNDSSERKLVVVSAMSKVTDMMYDLVYKAQSRDDSYVSAIDNVFEKHMLAAKDLLDGEDLARFLSQLQFDISNLKAMLRAIYIAGHATESFSDFVVGHGELWSAQMLSYAIKKSGRPCSWMDTRDVLIVNPTSSNQVDPDYLESEKRLEKWFAQCPADTIIATGFIASTPQNIPTTLKRDGSDFSAAILGALVRARQVTIWTDVNGVFSADPRKVSEAVILRTLSYQEAWEMSYFGANVLHPRTIIPVMKHNIPIVIRNIFNLSAPGTMICQPPVNENGDKKSLESVVKAFATIDNLALVNVEGSGMAGVPGTASGIFGTVKDVGANVIMISQASSEHSICFAVPEKEVTAVSAALQSRFRQALDAGRLSRVEVIPDCSILAAVGQRMASTPGVSATLFDALAKAHINVRAIAQGCSEYNITVVLKQEDCVRALRAVHSRFYLSKTTLAVGIIGPGLIGGTLLDQLRDQAAHLKEKFNIDLRVMGITGLRTMVLSDIGIDLTRWREFYKEKSEAANLDKFAQHVHENHFFPNTVLVDCTADTNIASRYYDWLRKGIHVITPNKKANSGPLDQYLKLRKLQRLSYTHYFYEATVGAGLPIISTLRGLLETGDKILHIEGIFSGTLSYIFNNFKGTRSFSEVVAEAKVAGYTEPDPRDDLSGTDVARKVIILARESGLKLELSDIPVQSLVPEPLRACSSAEEFMQKLPNFDEDRTKELNDAEAAGEVVRYVGVVDMVNEKGMVELRRYKREHPFAQLSGSDNIIAFTTTRYNNQPLIVRGPGAGAEVTAGGVFSDILRLASYLGAPS, encoded by the exons ATGAGGTCGCTAGCGATCGCCAACCCGTGCGCctcctccgccctccgccgctcATCTCCGCTCTGCTCCGAAGATCCCTCTTCGCCGCCTCTTCTTCCCATCAG CTGTGCTCTTTTGCAAAGTCGCAGTGGCGGAAAACCCGGAGGTTGGCATTTTGGCGGTGCTCTGAG GATAGATTGTGCTTCTCGAAGCATAAGAAAGGATGGATCCAATAACCATATCTTCGCTTCTATTTCAG ATGTTTTGGTTGAACAGTCTGTTGAAAATGCTCATTTTCCTAGAGGTGACATGTGGTCTGTCCATAAATTTGGTGGGACATGTATGGGCACCTCCAAAAGAATTCAGAATGTTGCAGACATAGTCCTGAAtgattcatcagagagaaagtTGGTTGTAGTTTCTGCAATGTCAAAAGTGACAGACATGATGTATGACCTTGTATACAAGGCTCAGTCAAGGGATGACTCTTACGTGTCAGCAATTGATAATGTTTTTGAAAAGCACATGTTAGCAGCAAAGGACCTCCTTGATGGAGAGGATCTCGCTAGATTCTTATCTCAGTTGCAATTTGACATCAGTAACCTAAAAGCAATGCTTCGTGCCATTTACATAG CTGGTCATGCTACGGAATCCTTTTCTGACTTTGTTGTTGGTCATGGAGAGCTATGGTCTGCTCAGATGTTGTCATATGCTATAAAGAAG TCTGGAAGGCCTTGCAGTTGGATGGATACACGGGATGTCCTTATTGTTAATCCCACTAGTTCTAATCAAGTGGATCCTGACTATTTAGAATCTGAGAAGAGACTTGAGAAGTGGTTTGCACAATGTCCAGCTGATACAATAATTGCCACTGGCTTCATTGCCAGTACACCCCAAAATATTCCCACAACTTTGAAAAGAGATGGCAGCGATTTCTCAGCAGCCATACTGGGTGCGCTTGTAAGGGCTCGCCAAGTCACTATCTGGACTGATGTTAATGGTGTATTCAGTGCAGATCCTCGAAAAG TTAGTGAGGCTGTGATATTGAGAACATTGTCTTATCAGGAGGCCTGGGAAATG TCCTATTTTGGGGCAAATGTTTTGCATCCACGAACCATCATTCCAGTAATGAAGCATAACATTCCCATTGTGATTAGAAATATTTTCAATCTTTCTGCTCCTGGAACAATGATTTGCCAACCACCTGTGAATGAAAATGGTGATAAAAAGAGCTTGGAGTCTGTTGTCAAAGCATTTGCTACGATAGATAATTTGGCTCTTGTTAATGTTGAGGG AAGTGGAATGGCTGGTGTTCCTGGTACAGCCAGTGGTATCTTTGGTACTGTGAAAGATGTAGGAGCTAACGTTATCATGATATCTCAG GCTAGCAGCGAGCATTCCATTTGTTTTGCTGTGCCCGAAAAGGAAGTCACAGCCGTTTCTGCAGCCTTACAATCTAGATTCCGCCAAGCTTTGGATGCTGGGAGGCTGTCTCGG GTCGAGGTTATTCCAGATTGTAGCATTTTGGCTGCAGTTGGCCAGAGAATGGCAAGTACTCCTGGAGTTAGTGCAACTCTTTTTGATGCACTGGCAAAG GCACACATAAATGTACGCGCTATAGCTCAAGGTTGCAGTGAGTACAATATTACTGTGGTGCTGAAGCAAGAAGATTGTGTGAGGGCGCTAAGGGCTGTTCATTCAAGATTCTACCTCTCTAAAACAACATTAGCTGTGGGCATCATTGGACCAGGCTTGATAGGAGGCACACTGCTTGACCAGCTAAGGGATCAG GCAGCACATCTAAAAGAAAAGTTTAACATTGATTTGCGGGTTATGGGAATCACCGGCTTAAGGACAATGGTTTTGAGTGACAT AGGAATAGATTTAACCAGATGGAGAGAATTTTATAAAGAGAAATCAGAAGCAGCTAACCTAGACAAATTTGCTCAGCATGTGCATGAAAATCATTTTTTCCCAAATACAGTTCTGGTGGATTGCACAGCAGATACAAATATTGCAAGCCGTTACTATGATTGGTTACGCAAAGGAATTCATGTTATTACACCAAACAAAAAGGCAAATTCAGGACCACTTGATCAG TACCTGAAGTTGAGGAAACTACAACGGCTCTCTTATACACACTATTTCTATGAAGCAACTGTTGGTGCTGGTCTCCCAATCATTAGCACTTTGCGGGGACTCCTTGAAACTGGTGATAAGATTTTGCATATTGAGGGCATTTTCAG TGGAACTTTGAGTTATATTTTCAACAATTTCAAAGGAACACGATCTTTCAGTGAAGTGGTGGCTGAAGCAAAGGTGGCTGGATATACAGAGCCTGACCCAAGAGATGATCTATCTGGAACAGATGTTGCTAGAAAG GTCATTATCCTTGCAAGAGAGTCAGGTTTAAAGCTTGAGCTATCTGACATACCTGTCCAAAGCCTTGTACCAGAGCCATTAAGA GCATGTTCGTCAGCTGAGGAATTCATGCAGAAACTTCCAAACTTTGATGAGGATAGGACAAAGGAACTAAATGATGCTGAGGCTGCAGGAGAG GTGGTGAGGTATGTTGGGGTTGTGGATATGGTTAATGAGAAAGGAATGGTGGAGCTAAGGAGATACAAGAGGGAGCACCCATTTGCACAGCTATCAGGCTCTGATAATATCATAGCTTTCACCACCACGAGATACAACAACCAGCCCCTGATTGTCCGTGGACCAGGTGCTGGTGCAGAAGTTACAGCTGGTGGAGTTTTCAGTGATATATTGCGGTTGGCTTCGTATCTAGGTGCTCCATCATAA